In Bacteroidota bacterium, one genomic interval encodes:
- a CDS encoding Ig-like domain-containing protein: MKTRTYITPLLLLFVSCWIVSCGSKQSPEGFAVTSVALDVPPEAATAFNPTLEGPLRPLSVAPSGTLMRLQPNQSISITFSQPMVALGANAPAVVPEFSIEPAINGTFRWDGTHTLVFQPATPLPMATGYEVSLAPGMQAVSGDVLSESFSWQFETPRPRLLHSDPATGDQAVATNQSFRLYFNQALNTAQAAGFVTLHQQNDRNSIRAAITVESDSVLVLTPDAPLQQGQGYEIAIRYDLPSARGPLGAAQDAFVTFRTYRPLTLDRIAQSASYYEEITNNFDPAQGITLYFSTPVAFKQVRESMTMNPALPLPAGIESRDDFVSTAHRLPLLWTPNTQYTLSLNNLEDVYGQLLPSSTHRFRTTSYKPSVAMTQGLLLIEADQQAAIPLRVTNVASASYGLKKLSAAEVIPNLSRYDLWHNFPFEGTAPDLIPTDETLSLAAAENKPEVLPLTLDAQLTNGTGVVAVHLKTPVLAGEKQPRTFKAIAQVSHMGISAKFSPHQNLIFVTTLADAAPVAGARVTIRDAKNTVQWEGQTDAEGRAQSPGWYALGMAQPDEWTAPTQYVFVERNDDLAFTSSTLDDGLEPYRYGISYAWNPEPLQQTGTVFTDRGLYKAGETAHFKGILRQKTDGEWTPITDSIRVLIQSPLEEKVFETRLLPSALGTFNFEWTGSENDDLGSYLVRVVFASDEEADTREQWDDGDLVQSYFRVDAFRRATFNVEMQASTASYIAGDFFEGTTTGRYLFGAPMQNQPVRYTLYREFHRYNPPGFDAYRFGKAGYDYSLYQSLTTAETTLDDAGQVSVRTQLPGNEQGQTARLVWNAEVTDPARQTGAARREITLHPGLFYIGLKPQTTFLDLSTEEAMTFDVIAINPGGVPVAAADIEVELVRRQWNSVREVGSDGRLRWRTEQIEENHGTQTLSIEAGRAQRLTMPVSLGGSYLIRAKGRDLRGNAIQSEAYFYATGSGYVAWERSDDDRINLTPERPTYAPGETAKIMVQSPYETAQALITVEREGIISSRVETLVGSAPQIEIPITEAHLPNIYVSVMLLNGRTAPPQGAFDAGAPSFKMGYTALGVDAGVRHLSVAITANETTYEPGEEVTVDLQLKNAAGQGVAGEIAFSAADAGVLNLIGYTLPDPFDTFYGARPLGVNSAQSLANLVRQRNYGQKEEDEGGGGGDESGSNNVRKDFRPLAHWEPAIQTDNKGRARVTFKLPESLTTFRLMAVGLTGNNLFGAGAEDIVVTKPLVLAPALPRFARLGDEFEAGVLITNTTGNDGSSTVSVSANGLALTGDSEQTVSLADGETKEVRFKWNGTTTGAANLTFSAGLNRESDAFAIDLPILLPTIKEQVATFASTEDNALEALQLPPNIIPGMGKVEAHVASTALVGIDGAARYLFTYPYGCLEQRTSRIRPLIAGDALLNAFDLDVVGGDRDSLITDWANSLKEYWMGNGFSLWRGSYYVNPYVSSYVVLTLADARDAGFDVPEALTRLAVEALARQVRNASQKPEYYGARTWNDARAFSLFALARHGVFLESEINQLVRTTVQNNTPISVDGRSHLLRTLWRSNNDGLKTYQQALYEDLIALLRVEGTSAYLTASQDPDAGWIFASDTRSTAYGLTALIEASEDPAFRTFANQMIRYLINTRQASHWASTQENAAVVDAFALFQKRYEADAPDFTAAIQVAGKSLLEQAFKGVSTDVYSASIPLQDLPTDTSIPVDISKEGTGSLYYALSMESYRSGPVAAQNQGLSVSRTFQLLDNAGQPYGSVLTTGGGDVSLEAGQLVRVTLRLNSPADRNYLVVEDPLPAGLEPVNDAFATANQEYAAQSSGRWWGSFNHTEMHDDKVLLFADYLSRGEHTHSYVARATVPGTFVHPPARSELMYEPEVNGRNASGRLVVTAPSGNLAGQ; the protein is encoded by the coding sequence ATGAAAACCCGTACCTACATAACCCCACTCTTGCTCCTGTTCGTTTCCTGCTGGATTGTATCCTGTGGCAGCAAGCAATCCCCTGAAGGCTTTGCGGTGACCAGTGTTGCGCTGGATGTGCCGCCCGAAGCAGCCACGGCATTTAACCCTACGCTCGAAGGCCCTTTGCGGCCATTGAGCGTTGCCCCGTCTGGTACGCTGATGCGTTTGCAGCCGAACCAGTCTATCAGCATTACGTTCAGCCAGCCCATGGTAGCGCTGGGCGCAAATGCGCCGGCTGTTGTGCCTGAGTTTTCGATCGAGCCAGCCATTAATGGTACCTTCCGCTGGGATGGCACACACACGCTTGTCTTCCAACCCGCCACGCCCCTGCCGATGGCAACAGGATATGAAGTTTCCCTAGCGCCTGGCATGCAAGCAGTATCAGGTGATGTGCTCAGCGAATCGTTTAGCTGGCAATTCGAAACGCCACGGCCAAGACTTTTGCATTCAGATCCGGCAACAGGTGACCAGGCTGTCGCTACGAACCAGTCTTTCCGGCTCTACTTCAACCAGGCATTGAACACAGCACAGGCTGCCGGCTTTGTGACGCTTCATCAGCAAAATGATCGCAATAGCATCCGGGCAGCCATTACGGTCGAATCCGACAGTGTGCTCGTCCTGACGCCAGATGCTCCGCTCCAACAGGGCCAGGGGTATGAAATTGCCATCCGGTACGACCTGCCAAGCGCACGCGGACCGTTGGGCGCTGCGCAGGATGCCTTTGTCACGTTCAGAACCTATCGCCCACTGACCCTTGACCGTATTGCGCAATCAGCCAGTTATTACGAAGAAATCACCAACAACTTTGACCCGGCCCAGGGTATTACGCTGTATTTCTCTACACCGGTAGCATTCAAACAAGTACGGGAATCGATGACCATGAATCCGGCCCTTCCGTTGCCCGCCGGTATCGAGTCACGCGATGACTTCGTGAGCACTGCCCATCGCTTGCCGTTGCTGTGGACACCAAATACGCAATACACGTTATCTTTAAACAACCTGGAAGATGTTTACGGCCAGCTCCTGCCGTCCAGTACACATCGATTTAGAACAACCTCTTACAAGCCTTCAGTCGCCATGACCCAGGGCTTGCTGTTAATTGAGGCGGACCAGCAAGCTGCAATACCCCTCCGCGTGACCAACGTCGCTTCTGCATCATACGGACTAAAAAAACTCTCTGCAGCGGAAGTGATTCCTAACTTATCCCGGTATGACCTCTGGCACAATTTCCCGTTTGAAGGCACCGCGCCGGACCTCATCCCAACCGACGAAACCCTTTCACTTGCTGCTGCAGAGAACAAACCTGAAGTACTACCACTAACCCTGGATGCTCAACTGACAAACGGTACAGGTGTCGTTGCCGTTCACCTTAAAACGCCCGTGTTGGCCGGCGAAAAACAGCCGCGCACATTCAAAGCCATTGCGCAGGTTTCCCACATGGGCATCTCGGCCAAGTTCAGCCCACACCAGAATCTCATTTTTGTCACCACACTGGCGGATGCAGCGCCTGTAGCCGGCGCCCGGGTGACCATCCGCGATGCAAAAAACACAGTGCAATGGGAAGGGCAAACAGACGCGGAAGGACGCGCGCAGTCGCCCGGCTGGTATGCGCTTGGCATGGCGCAACCAGATGAGTGGACCGCACCTACCCAATATGTATTTGTGGAACGCAATGACGACCTTGCCTTCACAAGCAGCACACTGGACGATGGGCTGGAGCCTTATCGTTACGGTATATCTTATGCCTGGAACCCTGAGCCGCTACAACAAACCGGCACCGTGTTTACCGACCGAGGCCTCTACAAAGCCGGCGAAACCGCCCACTTCAAAGGCATCTTGCGCCAGAAAACCGACGGTGAATGGACCCCTATTACGGATAGCATCCGCGTACTCATTCAAAGCCCGCTGGAAGAAAAGGTATTTGAAACCAGGCTCCTACCCAGTGCCCTTGGCACATTCAATTTCGAATGGACAGGATCAGAAAATGACGATCTCGGATCCTATCTGGTGCGCGTAGTATTTGCATCTGATGAAGAGGCAGATACGCGTGAGCAATGGGATGATGGAGACCTGGTGCAGTCTTATTTCCGGGTAGATGCGTTCCGGCGCGCCACATTCAACGTGGAAATGCAGGCTTCAACGGCCAGTTACATCGCCGGCGATTTTTTCGAAGGCACGACAACAGGACGGTACCTCTTTGGTGCCCCCATGCAGAATCAACCCGTACGCTATACCCTTTACCGAGAATTCCATCGCTACAATCCACCCGGATTTGATGCATACCGGTTTGGCAAAGCCGGCTACGATTACAGCCTCTACCAGTCCCTTACAACCGCAGAGACGACGCTGGATGACGCCGGCCAGGTATCAGTCAGAACCCAGCTCCCGGGCAATGAACAGGGACAAACGGCGAGGCTTGTTTGGAATGCAGAGGTTACCGACCCGGCACGGCAAACAGGCGCAGCACGCCGCGAGATCACACTCCACCCGGGCCTCTTTTATATAGGCCTCAAGCCCCAAACGACCTTCCTCGACCTGTCTACTGAGGAGGCCATGACATTTGACGTGATCGCCATCAACCCCGGCGGTGTACCGGTTGCAGCCGCTGACATTGAAGTGGAATTGGTCCGCCGGCAGTGGAACAGCGTACGTGAAGTGGGGTCAGACGGCCGGCTGCGGTGGCGCACCGAACAGATCGAAGAAAACCACGGCACACAGACCCTATCCATTGAAGCAGGACGGGCGCAGCGGCTAACGATGCCCGTTTCGCTTGGGGGCAGTTATCTCATCCGTGCAAAAGGCCGCGATCTGCGGGGGAATGCAATCCAGTCGGAGGCTTATTTCTATGCAACAGGCAGTGGCTACGTCGCGTGGGAGCGCTCCGATGATGATCGGATTAACCTCACACCAGAACGCCCAACGTATGCACCGGGTGAAACGGCTAAAATCATGGTGCAATCGCCTTATGAAACCGCCCAGGCGCTGATTACCGTTGAGCGTGAAGGGATTATTTCCAGCCGCGTAGAAACGCTTGTCGGCAGTGCACCACAAATCGAAATTCCGATAACAGAAGCCCATCTGCCTAACATTTATGTGAGCGTGATGCTACTCAACGGACGCACGGCGCCACCCCAGGGTGCATTTGACGCCGGCGCCCCTTCTTTCAAAATGGGCTATACTGCGTTGGGCGTTGACGCGGGTGTACGACATCTCAGCGTGGCCATTACGGCAAATGAAACGACGTATGAGCCCGGCGAAGAAGTTACAGTTGACCTGCAACTCAAAAATGCAGCCGGTCAGGGTGTAGCAGGTGAAATTGCCTTCAGTGCTGCTGATGCAGGGGTACTCAATCTGATTGGATATACCCTCCCTGACCCCTTCGATACTTTTTATGGCGCCCGACCGTTGGGCGTCAACTCCGCGCAATCACTCGCCAATCTGGTGCGGCAACGCAATTACGGGCAAAAAGAAGAAGACGAAGGCGGCGGTGGTGGTGACGAGAGCGGCTCAAATAATGTGAGGAAAGATTTCCGCCCACTTGCCCATTGGGAGCCGGCCATACAAACTGACAACAAAGGACGCGCCCGCGTAACGTTCAAGTTGCCAGAAAGCCTGACCACGTTCCGATTGATGGCTGTGGGCCTCACCGGCAACAATTTGTTTGGCGCCGGTGCAGAAGACATAGTGGTCACAAAACCCCTTGTGCTCGCCCCTGCCCTGCCGCGCTTTGCCCGGTTGGGTGACGAATTCGAAGCCGGTGTCCTGATCACAAACACCACGGGCAACGACGGTTCGTCTACGGTCTCAGTTTCAGCAAACGGACTGGCATTGACGGGTGACAGCGAGCAAACCGTTTCGCTGGCAGACGGTGAAACCAAAGAGGTCCGTTTTAAATGGAATGGCACAACCACAGGTGCAGCCAACCTGACGTTCTCAGCCGGCCTAAACAGGGAATCTGATGCTTTTGCTATCGATTTGCCTATCCTGCTCCCGACCATTAAAGAACAGGTTGCAACCTTTGCCTCTACGGAGGACAACGCCTTGGAAGCCCTGCAATTGCCCCCTAACATTATCCCTGGGATGGGCAAGGTGGAAGCACATGTTGCAAGTACAGCACTGGTTGGCATCGACGGTGCCGCCCGTTACCTGTTTACTTATCCATATGGATGCCTGGAGCAGCGCACATCGCGCATTCGACCCCTCATTGCCGGCGACGCGTTGCTAAATGCGTTTGATCTGGATGTTGTAGGCGGCGACCGCGACTCGCTTATCACGGATTGGGCAAACAGCCTGAAGGAATACTGGATGGGCAACGGCTTTAGCCTTTGGCGCGGAAGCTACTATGTTAACCCCTATGTATCCAGCTATGTTGTACTAACGCTTGCAGATGCGCGCGACGCCGGCTTCGATGTCCCTGAAGCGCTAACCCGACTAGCCGTTGAAGCCCTCGCGCGGCAAGTCCGAAATGCCAGTCAGAAACCAGAATATTACGGTGCCCGCACATGGAATGACGCACGCGCGTTTTCCCTGTTCGCGCTTGCACGGCACGGCGTCTTCCTGGAAAGCGAAATCAACCAGCTCGTCCGCACAACTGTTCAAAACAATACGCCAATCAGTGTTGACGGACGGAGCCACCTGTTGCGTACGCTCTGGCGGTCCAATAACGATGGCCTCAAAACGTATCAGCAGGCACTGTATGAAGACCTCATCGCCTTGTTGCGCGTGGAAGGCACCAGCGCGTACCTGACGGCTTCGCAGGATCCGGATGCCGGCTGGATTTTCGCCAGCGACACCCGCTCAACTGCATACGGACTTACTGCCTTGATCGAAGCATCGGAGGACCCCGCATTTCGTACTTTCGCCAACCAGATGATCCGATACCTCATCAACACGCGCCAGGCATCACACTGGGCATCAACCCAGGAGAATGCAGCTGTTGTTGATGCCTTTGCCCTCTTTCAGAAGCGGTATGAAGCAGACGCGCCCGATTTCACGGCGGCCATCCAGGTTGCCGGCAAATCGCTGCTAGAACAGGCTTTCAAGGGTGTTTCGACAGATGTGTATTCCGCAAGCATCCCATTACAGGACCTGCCCACTGATACTTCCATTCCGGTAGATATTTCGAAAGAAGGAACGGGCTCGCTGTACTATGCGCTGTCGATGGAATCGTACCGCAGCGGTCCGGTAGCTGCGCAAAATCAGGGACTTAGTGTGAGCAGAACCTTTCAGTTGCTCGATAATGCGGGGCAACCATATGGCAGTGTACTCACAACAGGCGGCGGCGACGTTTCCCTTGAAGCCGGCCAGCTTGTTCGGGTTACGCTCCGACTGAACAGTCCGGCAGACCGAAATTACCTCGTCGTCGAAGATCCTTTGCCAGCAGGGCTAGAGCCCGTAAATGATGCGTTTGCAACAGCTAACCAGGAATATGCAGCCCAAAGCAGTGGGCGATGGTGGGGTTCGTTCAACCATACAGAAATGCATGACGACAAAGTGCTGCTTTTCGCAGATTACCTGTCGCGCGGTGAACACACCCATTCTTACGTAGCGCGTGCTACGGTACCCGGCACGTTTGTTCATCCGCCCGCCCGCTCCGAGTTGATGTATGAACCCGAAGTAAACGGACGTAATGCCTCAGGCCGGCTCGTCGTAACAGCCCCATCAGGCAACCTGGCGGGCCAATAA